The genomic stretch AGCTGTTGTATATTGTTTGTtgcaaagatatatatatatatatatactctatcTCTTCCTTATCCTTATCTATATTTTCACATTAAATCTAGGTGAGAAGATATGGTCTTCATATttccaaaccttttttttttcttccaaattttcttaaaacaacATATTTTCAAAGAGTATTAAGACATGAAACTACCCTAGCTCTTTTCACCAATcaagaaaaggacaaaaaaagttttttaaccGTTATCCTAAAACCCGATAGGAAGAGattcacttaatcattagtttaacactcccagactcaaacttccttttaataggtgaggtccaatatgtgaaatatttaatttaaattgaggTAAATTGACGGAATCAAGATTCGATCCTAAGACCTTTGattctaataccatattaaattaccaattatccaaaagctagcttaagctaataagaagatgttcacttaatcattagtttaatagTAAACTACTGGTTTTTGTTGTTATGCAGGTGTTCATCAATGTTGGGATATTGCTAGGGTACGTTTCGAACTACGCTTTCTCTAAGCTCCGTACAAACTTGGGTTGGCGGTTCATGTTGGGAGTAGGAGCCGTCCCCTCTATTATACTTGGCGTCGTCGTTTTGGTCATGCCCGAGTCGCCTCGCTGGCTGGTCATGCAAGGTCGACTCGGAGACGCAGAGAAAATCCTTGACAAAACCTCCGAGTCCAAAGAGGAAGCCCAGACAAGACTTGCCGACATCAAACTAGCAGCTGGTATTCCTCATAACTCCACTGATGACGTCATTCAAGCGCCTAAAAAAAACCGTGGTGAGGGCGTGTGGAAAGAGCTCTTCCTACATCCTACACCATCTGTTCGCCACGTGTTTATCGCGTCTATCTTTCTCTATTTCTTCCAAGAAGCGTCGGGTATAGACGCGGTCGTTTTGTACAGCCCCAGAATCTTTGAGAAGGCTGGGATCACAAATTCTGATATAAAGCTACTTTGCACGATAGCCGTTGGGTTCACCAAGACTTTGTTTATCTTGACGGCCACGCTTTTGCTGGATAAGATCGGACGGCGACCCTTGCTTCTAACTAGCGTGGGGGGCATGATCGTCTCCCTCATAATCCTCGGAGTCACCCTAACGATCATTGATCGTACGGATGAGAAGGTTATGTGGGCCGTTGCTTTGTCCATCGCCATGGTGTTATTGTTCGTGGCATTCTTCTCGATCGGGATGGGTCCCGTCACGTGGGTGTACACGTCAGAAATCTTCCCGTTAAAGCTACGCGCCCAGGGCGTGAGTATCGGAGTCGCGGTGCAGAGGGTCACAAGTGGGGTCATTTCCATGACTTTTATTTCACTCTACAAGGCCATCACCATCGGCGGGGCCTTCTTTCTTTTCGCTGGAATTGCGTTGGTGACGTTGGTGTTTGCTTACTTTGTGCTACCAGAAACACAAGGTCGAGCCCTCGAGGATATGGAGGGGTTGTTCGGTAATTTAATGTGGAACTTTCCTGGTTACAAGAAACACGAGGAAGTGGATGGTGATGGTAAGGTTCTTATTCACTCTTCAGATCctaagcaataaaaaaaattgtcttattaaaaaaaaaaaaagagaggctcTCATCAACTTCATTGTACATAACTAAATCAAAAGCTCCCATCCCACACAAACATATTTGCTTCGAAGTttgaggggtttttttttttcccacaacAATGATGTGGAAAGGTCAAGGTTCAATGGAATGGCCAATAATAGTGTAATTGTTTTTggttctcttttttattttgataatctATGAACCATGATTAGCTTGAGCAAGGAGTCCAAGTGTTGGGGAGATTCAATACTTGCATTAAAGCAGGGTAAATCTCTCATAACAATGATCGATTCTATAACCAATAACACCAAGAGAAAGAAGTTTGCAATGTCGATATTTCATCAATAGTGATCTATCCAAAATCCACTAGTAACTTTCACGGCTACGTCAAGGAGTGTGCAGTTGAGAATTAAATTCGAATATGTATCTCAGACATGTAGaacaaaaattcatttatttgcATCAAGTTTTTGAGGAGCTCATTCAAGACTTACTAAAACTATTACTTGACAGAAAATAAGAGCTCTGTTTTTGGCTTATAGTTTTTTTCAAACACTCCATATTTAATTCCACTCTCtttctcattaaaaataaaaaataaaataaaaataaaaactaaagagaaaactaagtttcaataaattattaaatgataaCTTGAATAGAATAGTTTCTATTTTCTACTTTATAACTACAAGAAATTACTCTACAAGCTTGAAGAACATTATTTCATctatttgccaaaaaaaaaggaaagaaagaaaaaaaaaatgctttttaagacAAGACAGCCCACCAGCCTAAGGTTCTTCGATCGGGTTTGCATCAACCCACCATGAAACAGGACCCAAGCCATCGTCAGCAATTGATCCCTGAGAAATAGAGAACATAATTAGAGAGATTCCTGGAAAGATGATGATTGCCATTTGCCAAAGTATGGAACACTGCTCATCAGCTTTGATGCACAAGATTGATCGGGTATCATCCATTTTCAcatataatgatcaatttttttttttttttttattattgttacgaaataacaatgctaaaaatatgaaatttagtgttttgtttGCACATAAAGGGCGTATCTTTTTTACTTTGTACGTAAGATATTATTTACCATTCAATAATACTCAAAGAAACTCTATCAATTCTATTTGACTCTGTCAATTCATACAGAATGTAAAACATTTGATGCAACcggcaaaaattttatttagattctattaattaattgatatttttttttttttcatatcggAGAACGTCGACAAGGCAGAGCCATTTGGACCCACCCTTGCAGAGTAACTCTCAAacccgtgcaccgcaccctcgaAAGTTTATTTATACGGACCAGGGTAAATCGCAGGCTTTTACACCAGGGGATGTGGCCCCAAGAGAGAGTTTGTACCTAGCAAATCTCAAACTTGAGATCTATGGGGTGATACTCCCTAAGACCACATGCCTCAACGactaggccaaccccttggggttaattaattaattaattaatggatatttgtatttaatttttaaggttcaatggtgattttgtaattcaataaataggTGTTGCCCTAAGTTATGTTAGGTAAGTCAATGAAGAGACGTTGCCCTAAATTATACTAGCCAAGTCAATAAATGGACGTTGTCCTAGGGTTTAATCATGAGTATGTCTAAGTGTGATTTGTACTCCAATGGAGGGAGACTTTTATGGCATAAAATTATGAGAAGTTGATTCTCTTCTTTCGCTCGGTTTAATCATTAGTCTCTCTAAGTGTGATTTGTACTCCAATGGAGGGAGACTTTTATGgaataaaattatgagaaaaagtaaaatcatGGAGCTGCTATGGCAGAGCGGTCAGGTGGCAAAGTGGTGGCCATGGGAGTTTTtgggtggagagagagagagaggtctgTTTTATTGCACGGAGAAAAAGTAGACAGCGTGagttttagttaaaaaaaaaaaacccttagtTTCAACTGGGCCATCCAAACTTTGCACAGCAGAcatgcggtagttttcactaccgcatagaagccggaTGCTCCTTCtagcttcttctttctctacTTTATCTCGCCTCTTAGCTTTCTTTCTCCTCACTTTGCCCTAATTTTACAGTGTATTTCTGTGATTATTGTCTGTCCCGAATCAACATTTTTGCCTTTAAGGTTTGTAGATCTATTTGAAAATtggatcaaaaaataaaattactaaagTGAATAAAAATGGATGATGCTTTATCAATTTTGATAGGCCGACAGacataaacacacacacacatatctCATGGTTGTTACAGCATTCTGAGAAAAGTATGAGATAAAGGAAGTTAGAACAAAGTGGGCACCCAGTCAAATTATGAAAAGAGGGGATGAACTTACAGTAATCCTCATCGGAGCAAATGGCTTAGCTTGTTCTGGCTGCTCAAGTGGAATTGATGGATAACTTATACTGCGAACTCGGAACAAGATCTGccatttttaaaaccaaaagtTAGCAAAAGCTTGCACTTCAGATGGTTGAGCATTCCTttaacatatcaaaaaaaaagtataactATATGAACCTCATCAATCCCATCAACAATAAATGGATCTCCACCAAACTCCCATTCCCATGTGCCTTTGTCCCTGCAGTCCCCATAAATGCATGAAAGGTCATCATTAAGCATATTGATTTAAAAATGCACCATAAaatgaacagaaaaaaaaaaaacttgtacaGGATTTGGTGATGCATtgaatggggaaaaaaaagagaaaaatatgaaaccaAGAAAGGAGCTTACTTTTTATTTGGGTCAGGTTTGAAGGAGGAAGGAATTGGGAAAAGTTCGACCGGTATATAAATGTCATCGAAAAATCCAAGTGATACTGTCATTTACAGAGTCAATCAGTATGCCAGCACTATGTAAAATGTAATtatctaaaaagaaaagatagatCATTTTGACAAACTAGAATTCAGAGAGTGAATATCCTTGCCAAGAACTGCTAGTTGCTTcacaaatgagaaaaaaagtCTACATTGGTAGCACCAGATGATGTAAAAGACGAATGTAAATTAGAACCCCAATCCaaacaaaatagaaatagaGTATCCCGCTTTTATCACAATCTAGAAAAGGTGTAGATAATAAGGAGATCAATTACATAATTTGGGTGGAAGCTGAGTGTTCGCAGTCTGGTGATAGTAAAGGAGATAAGGATCAAAATGAAGGAAACATAGAAGTGAGCAAGTTGAGTTAGTTAAGGTGAGGCAAAGCAAAATGAATGCTGCGAATGAGATTGAGGAAGACAACCAACCCAGAAATGCAACTGGCTTCAGGTTTGAAATTAATCACTGATCAAGGAAATCAGTGGCTTATAACAACCTGGAGGTAGCGCACAATTTACCAAGCCAAGCTCAGGCATGTGAGGGTGTTCACCATGATTCACACCAATTTTTTGTCCCAAACCAGGAAGCAACTTTCAAATCAAACCTGACATCTAGTTCTTTTCACAAGGTTGGTCCCATTAATTTGAACAGGAAGCAGGAACTGTAAGAGAGGCTGTTTATGATATTCCTCCGGGAATATCTTCCATAGGACATATTGCTTGGGGGATTCTCTAGTTAGTGTAAGGGAAGGGtacgatttgaaaatgaaacAAAGAGAAAACCCTAGGATTTGGGTGGCTGTTGCTGGGCTGTGAATAATAACCTGGGAATGGTATTTGGTCCTTGGTTATTTGGAAGTCATTTGATGGTTGAGCGATTTAGAGTTTGTACAGTATGGATTTGAAAGAAAGGAACCAAAGCAAAAACAGGTCTGATCATTTATAAAAATTGTTGgatgttaaaagaaaaagaaaatattctcCAAGCCTCACATGTAGAAATCCAAAGCATTACTAGGCTGGTGGCTGGTTGTTTGTAAGCAAGATGCTTGTTAGCATCAGTAGTTCTAGCAGATTCCTGTTGGAGGGTGTTGTATTCTTTGTATTGTTAATAGAAACTTCATTCatccctcaaaaaaaaaaaaaaaaaactcaccctAATAAGAGACTccaaataaaacttaaaagccTAACCCTAAAAAGATTTGGACTTTATAGGCTTTCACCACTAGGCTcgaattttttgataaataaataactaataaaaccccaaaaacataataaaagcCAAAATAAGACCTACCTAATGCACTAAAACTTCATTCCATACCCACAAACAAatatggaaattaaaaaaatattcccGACTcctaaaattgaataaaattagAACAATCAAACAAAACCAGCTTCTTGCCCCATGCATCAGTAGTTCCACCATTTGCTAAAACTTTTTAGTGCTAAGACCAGCCAACCAAAACAAGCAGTGGTTTCTTAACTAACAAATCAGAGAGTTCTCGAGCCATCTTAAAGATCTCCTGCCTTAATTCAGCAACCTGTatctaattaaattaatttgggcTCATATGGTTGAGATCTAATATCTAAGTCTGGGAATCAACAACCAACTACTTTTTACATAAAGAACTTCTGAATGTCAATTAAATTACTCATCGATGTCTTCATCTTCTGTGAAAAGAGCAGGAGAGAATAGCCTTTTTGTGTTCCCGGCGCTATCAATCTTAAAGACTTCAGgccgattagccttgtgggaggcaTCTATAAAATCATAGCCAAGGTAttagcaaatagattgaaggtaGTTTTGGATAAGATTATATCTCAGTCGCAAAGTGCTTTTATTAAGGGTAGGCAAATTCTAGATCCTATCTTGAtttctaatgaatgccttgatagttgGTTGAGATCAAGGGAGCCAGGGGTTATTTGCAAATGGAtctagaaaaagcttatgaccatGTGAATTGCGATTTCTTGTTTTATATGCtgaggaggtgtggttttggggggatttggtgctcttggataAAACATTGCATTTCTTCGATGCGATTCTCAATCCTAGTCAATGGTTCTCCTAATGGTTTTTTTTAGCAGTTCCAAGGGattgagacaaggggaccccCTGTCTCCtctgttatttgtttttgtgatggaaGCCTTGAGCAGGATGATTTCGGCGGCGGTTAACGGGGGGTTGTTAGATGGTTTCAAGGTTGGTAACACTGTGGTTTCTCACCTTctatttgctgatgataccttgattttttgcaatgcTATGCCCACCCAAGTTCGCTATTTGCGGagtctatttttattatttgaagcTGCTTCCAGTCTGAAGGTCAATTTGGCTAAGTAGGTGTTGATTCCAGTAGGAAATGCGGAGCAAGTGGGCATGTTAGTAGGCATTCTAGGGTGTGGGGTTGCCTATTAAGTACCTTGGTATGCCGTTGGGGGCTCCTTATAAGgctaagcatatttgggatgaagTTATCAAAAAGATAGAACGTCGGTTGGCCGGTTGGAAAA from Corylus avellana chromosome ca1, CavTom2PMs-1.0 encodes the following:
- the LOC132170726 gene encoding polyol transporter 5-like, with the protein product MSDRENETNAISGQPQKTIEDFDPPKKTKTNVYALSCAILASTTSVLLGYDIGVMSGAVIYIKEDLKISDVEVEVLAGVLNLYCLIGSCAAGRTSDWIGRRYTIVLSQAIFFAGAILMGFATNYAFLMVGRFVAGIGVGYALMIAPVYTAEVSPASSRGFLSSFPEVFINVGILLGYVSNYAFSKLRTNLGWRFMLGVGAVPSIILGVVVLVMPESPRWLVMQGRLGDAEKILDKTSESKEEAQTRLADIKLAAGIPHNSTDDVIQAPKKNRGEGVWKELFLHPTPSVRHVFIASIFLYFFQEASGIDAVVLYSPRIFEKAGITNSDIKLLCTIAVGFTKTLFILTATLLLDKIGRRPLLLTSVGGMIVSLIILGVTLTIIDRTDEKVMWAVALSIAMVLLFVAFFSIGMGPVTWVYTSEIFPLKLRAQGVSIGVAVQRVTSGVISMTFISLYKAITIGGAFFLFAGIALVTLVFAYFVLPETQGRALEDMEGLFGNLMWNFPGYKKHEEVDGDGKVLIHSSDPKQ
- the LOC132164642 gene encoding uncharacterized protein LOC132164642 isoform X1; translated protein: MFYLSRLEHTFRVPPSLLSLPCEEVVKGELEKLFLDKVIAKLGLCVSVYDIRSIKGGFIFPSDGAPTYTVVFRLIMFRPFEGEIIAAKLKESNSTGLRLSLGFFDDIYIPVELFPIPSSFKPDPNKKDKGTWEWEFGGDPFIVDGIDEILFRVRSISYPSIPLEQPEQAKPFAPMRITGSIADDGLGPVSWWVDANPIEEP
- the LOC132164642 gene encoding DNA-directed RNA polymerase III subunit rpc8-like isoform X2, with the translated sequence MFYLSRLEHTFRVPPSLLSLPCEEVVKGELEKLFLDKVIAKLGLCVSVYDIRSIKGGFIFPSDGAPTYTVVFRLIMFRPFEGEIIAAKLKESNSTGLRLSLGFFDDIYIPVELFPIPSSFKPDPNKKDKGTWEWEFGGDPFIVDGIDEILFRVRSISYPSIPLEQPEQAKPFAPMRITNAVTTMRYVCVCLCLSAYQN